In Achromobacter spanius, the following proteins share a genomic window:
- a CDS encoding cupin domain-containing protein, giving the protein MALETPGCPAANALPPLASRFLKVAELPWKPTQVEGIDMKVLMQDKESGLLTALFRWQPGTELPLHEHVEVEQTYVLEGSIVDAEGEVCAGDYVWRPRGNQHVARAPNGALVLSFFLKPNLFIAAYAGQTLE; this is encoded by the coding sequence ATGGCCCTCGAAACCCCCGGCTGCCCCGCCGCCAATGCGCTGCCGCCCCTGGCATCGCGCTTTCTGAAAGTGGCCGAGCTGCCCTGGAAGCCCACGCAGGTGGAAGGCATCGACATGAAGGTGCTGATGCAGGACAAGGAAAGCGGCCTGCTCACCGCCCTGTTCCGCTGGCAGCCCGGCACCGAACTGCCGCTGCATGAACACGTGGAAGTCGAACAAACCTATGTACTGGAAGGCTCCATCGTGGATGCCGAAGGCGAGGTCTGCGCGGGCGATTACGTCTGGCGTCCGCGCGGCAACCAGCACGTGGCCCGCGCGCCCAACGGCGCGCTGGTGCTCAGCTTTTTCCTCAAGCCCAATCTGTTCATCGCCGCCTACGCCGGCCAGACGCTGGAATAG
- a CDS encoding ABC transporter ATP-binding protein yields the protein MLAINDLNAWYGESHVLHGVNIDVNRGELVTILGRNGAGKTTTLRAIMGIMDKRRGSIRLNGQETVGMAPHRIPRLGVVYCPEERAVFRSLSVTENLMLPPRLADGGMSLDEIYTLFPNLRERSASSGGNLSGGEQQMLAIARILRTGAQLILLDEPTEGLAPVIVQQIGQAIRTLKARGFTIVLVEQNFRFATKVADRHYVMEHGCVVDQLSADEARSDPARIAARLGV from the coding sequence ATGCTGGCAATCAACGACCTTAACGCCTGGTACGGCGAATCGCACGTGCTGCACGGCGTGAACATTGACGTGAATCGGGGTGAACTCGTCACCATCCTGGGCCGCAACGGCGCGGGCAAGACGACCACCTTGCGCGCCATCATGGGCATCATGGACAAGCGGCGCGGCTCCATCCGGCTGAACGGCCAAGAAACCGTGGGCATGGCGCCGCACCGCATTCCGCGTCTGGGCGTGGTCTATTGCCCCGAAGAGCGCGCGGTGTTTCGCAGCTTGAGCGTCACCGAAAACCTGATGCTGCCGCCACGACTGGCCGACGGCGGCATGTCGCTGGACGAGATCTACACGCTGTTTCCAAACCTGCGTGAACGCAGCGCCAGTTCCGGCGGCAACCTGTCGGGCGGCGAGCAGCAGATGCTGGCCATCGCGCGCATCCTGCGCACGGGCGCGCAATTGATCCTGCTGGACGAGCCCACCGAAGGCCTGGCGCCCGTCATCGTGCAACAGATCGGGCAAGCCATCCGCACGCTGAAAGCGCGCGGCTTCACCATCGTGCTGGTCGAGCAGAACTTCCGCTTTGCGACCAAGGTGGCCGACCGCCACTACGTCATGGAGCACGGCTGCGTGGTGGATCAGTTGTCGGCGGATGAGGCGCGCAGCGATCCCGCTCGGATCGCGGCGCGCCTGGGCGTCTGA
- a CDS encoding SDR family NAD(P)-dependent oxidoreductase, translated as MKHDYLDQTFGLAGRVALVTGAARGLGYAIAEALGRAGARVVVNDLSQAACDAAVAKLVALGIDAHGAPFDVADAGAVADAVARLENAGLAIDVLVSNAGNQNRKPVVEMTPAEWQALQNVHVNGAFHCARAVLPGMGKRGFGRIVLMSSVAGQATMPNIAAYATAKGAIAAFTRALAVEYGASGVTCNALAPGFVRTDFTQGLQDNPQFQSFLSASVPVGRWATPEDVAPAVVYLASKAASFVNGHVLAIDGGLLARM; from the coding sequence TTGAAACACGACTATCTGGACCAGACGTTCGGTCTGGCGGGGCGCGTCGCGCTGGTGACGGGCGCGGCCCGGGGGCTGGGCTACGCCATTGCCGAAGCCCTGGGCCGGGCGGGCGCGCGGGTGGTGGTCAACGACCTGTCGCAAGCCGCGTGCGATGCCGCCGTCGCGAAGCTGGTGGCGCTGGGTATCGATGCCCATGGCGCGCCCTTCGACGTGGCGGACGCCGGGGCGGTGGCCGATGCGGTGGCGCGGTTGGAAAACGCCGGCCTGGCCATTGATGTGTTGGTCAGCAACGCCGGCAATCAAAATCGCAAACCCGTGGTCGAGATGACGCCCGCCGAATGGCAGGCCTTGCAGAACGTGCACGTGAACGGCGCCTTTCATTGTGCGCGCGCCGTGCTGCCGGGCATGGGCAAGCGCGGTTTCGGCCGTATCGTGCTGATGTCTTCCGTGGCGGGGCAGGCCACCATGCCCAACATTGCGGCCTACGCCACCGCCAAGGGCGCCATCGCCGCTTTCACGCGCGCATTGGCCGTGGAATATGGCGCCAGCGGCGTAACGTGCAATGCGCTGGCGCCGGGTTTCGTGCGCACCGACTTCACACAGGGCCTGCAAGACAATCCGCAGTTTCAATCGTTCCTGTCGGCCTCGGTGCCGGTGGGCCGTTGGGCGACGCCGGAAGATGTCGCGCCCGCCGTGGTGTATCTGGCCTCGAAGGCCGCTTCGTTCGTCAACGGGCATGTCCTGGCGATCGATGGCGGCCTGTTGGCCCGCATGTAA
- a CDS encoding ABC transporter ATP-binding protein gives MTTPSTQAVLSAQGLVKRFGGFNAVDGVTLALHEGSVHALIGPNGAGKTTCFNLLTKFLTPDEGVIHYRGRDITALAPEQIARLGIVRSFQISAVFLGLTVLQNMRVALMRQHGDGMRFWRSRRSVDHLNERAMELLDAVGLANLADATAALLPYGRKRALEIAMTLALEPEIMLLDEPMAGLGQEDVLRITALIRRVSANRSILMVEHNLSVVADLSDTITVLARGAVLAQGDYAAVSRDERVITAYMGSDEEAH, from the coding sequence ATGACGACCCCAAGCACCCAAGCGGTTCTGTCCGCCCAGGGGCTGGTCAAGCGCTTTGGCGGCTTCAATGCCGTCGACGGCGTGACCCTTGCCCTGCACGAAGGCTCCGTCCACGCCCTGATCGGCCCCAACGGCGCCGGCAAGACCACCTGCTTCAATCTCCTGACCAAGTTCCTGACGCCCGATGAAGGCGTCATTCACTACCGTGGCCGCGACATCACGGCGCTGGCGCCGGAGCAGATCGCGCGCCTGGGCATCGTGCGGTCATTCCAGATTTCGGCGGTGTTCCTGGGCCTGACGGTGCTGCAGAACATGCGCGTGGCGCTGATGCGCCAGCATGGCGACGGCATGCGCTTCTGGCGCAGCCGGCGCAGCGTGGACCATCTGAACGAACGCGCGATGGAACTGCTGGACGCAGTCGGCCTGGCCAACCTGGCGGACGCGACGGCGGCGCTCTTGCCCTACGGCCGCAAGCGCGCGCTTGAGATCGCGATGACGCTGGCGCTGGAGCCCGAGATCATGCTGCTGGACGAACCCATGGCCGGCCTGGGCCAGGAAGACGTGCTTCGCATCACGGCGCTGATCCGGCGCGTGTCTGCCAATCGCAGCATCCTGATGGTCGAGCACAACCTGTCCGTGGTGGCGGACCTGTCCGACACCATCACCGTGCTGGCGCGCGGCGCCGTGCTGGCGCAGGGCGACTACGCGGCGGTGTCGCGCGACGAGCGCGTCATCACGGCGTACATGGGTTCGGACGAGGAGGCGCACTGA